A single Elephas maximus indicus isolate mEleMax1 chromosome 2, mEleMax1 primary haplotype, whole genome shotgun sequence DNA region contains:
- the LOC126068223 gene encoding olfactory receptor 2T2, giving the protein MGNKELLCDLNMEAVIQNSTDFILLGLITDPLFPEFIFAVVLFIFVVAVTANVVMILLIHIDSRLHSPMYFLLSQLSIMDTVYICITVPKMLQDLLSKEKNISFLGCAVQIFLYLTLIGGEFFLLGLMAYDRYVAVCNPLRYPVLMNRRICLFMVIGSWVGGSLDGFMLTPITMSFPFCGSREINHFFCEIPAVLKLSCMDTSLYETLMYSCCVLMLLIPISIISVSYTRILITVHRMNSAEGRRKAFATCSSHIMVVSIFYGAAFYTNVLPHSYHTPEKDKVVSAFYTILTPMLNPLIYSLRNKDVAAALRKVLGSKPKLQEILKDIIW; this is encoded by the exons ATGGGGAATAAG GAGCTATTATGTGATCTGAACATGGAGGCTGTTATTCAGAACTCCACTGACTTCATCCTTTTGGGCCTCATCACTGATCCCTTGTTCCCTGAGTTTATCTTTGCGGTGGTCCTCTTCATCTTTGTGGTGGCTGTAACAGCCAACGTGGTCATGATTCTGCTTATTCACATAGATTCTCGCCTCCACTCACCCATGTACTTCTTGCTCAGCCAGCTCTCCATCATGGACACAGTCTACATCTGCATCACTGTCCCCAAGATGCTGCAAGACCTTCTGTCCAAGGAAAAGAACATCTCCTTCCTTGGCTGTGCAGTTCAGATATTTCTCTACCTGACATTGATTGGAGGGGAATTCTTCCTACTGGGCCTCATGGCCTATGACCGATATGTGGCTGTGTGCAACCCCCTCCGGTACCCTGTCCTCATGAACCGCAGGATTTGCTTGTTTATGGTAATAGGCTCCTGGGTTGGTGGCTCCTTGGATGGATTTATGCTGACCCCCATCACCATGAGTTTTCCCTTCTGTGGGTCCCGAGaaatcaatcactttttttgTGAGATTCCAGCTGTGCTGAAGCTGTCGTGTATGGACACGTCCCTGTATGAGACTCTCATGTATTCTTGCTGTGTGTTGATGCTGCTCATCCCCATATCTATCATCTCTGTCTCCTACACACGGATTCTGATTACTGTCCATCGGATGAATTCTGCTGAGGGCCGGCGCAAAGCCTTTGCTACCTGTTCCTCCCATATTATGGTGGTGAGCATTTTCTACGGGGCAGCCTTCTACACCAATGTGCTACCCCATTCCTACCACACACCAGAGAAAGACAAGGTTGTGTCTGCCttctacaccatcctcactccCATGCTCAATCCACTCATCTACAGTTTGaggaataaagatgtggcagcagCTCTAAGAAAAGTGTTGGGGAG caaaccaaagctacaagaaatactaaaggatattatttgg